The following coding sequences lie in one Acropora palmata chromosome 3, jaAcrPala1.3, whole genome shotgun sequence genomic window:
- the LOC141876120 gene encoding uncharacterized protein LOC141876120 encodes MASNFGGAWERQIRSVRNIMAALMKQHGHSLDDESLQTLLCEVEAVVNSRPLTTESLSDPLSPLPLTPSTLLTGKTKLILPPPGKFQREDIYCKRRWRRVQHVANEFWSRWSKEYLQSLQGRQKWTHQRRNFTEGDIVLLKDDNTCRNKWPMARVIAARRDHQGQVRSVTVQPATGSVLSRPINKLVLLLESPEDRPGIPDEEPKDHL; translated from the coding sequence ATGGCAAGCAACTTTGGAGGTGCATGGGAACGACAAATACGGTCAGTACGGAACATTATGGCAGCGCTTATGAAGCAACATGGTCACAGCTTAGACGACGAATCGTTGCAGACTCTGCTATGTGAAGTCGAAGCCGTTGTAAACAGTCGCCCTCTTACTACCGAGTCCTTAAGTGACCCACTGTCTCCCTTGCCACTAACGCCAAGTACACTTCTCACCGGCAAGACCAAACTTATTCTTCCTCCTCCAGGGAAGTTTCAAAGAGAAGATATTTATTGTAAGCGACGTTGGAGGCGTGTACAGCATGTTGCAAACGAGTTCTGGAGCAGATGGAGCAAGGAATACCTACAGAGTCTACAAGGAAGACAAAAGTGGACACACCAGAGAAGGAACTTCACTGAAGGCGATATCGTTCTCTTGAAGGACGACAACACTTGCAGAAACAAGTGGCCCATGGCTAGGGTCATTGCTGCACGTCGAGATCATCAAGGACAAGTCAGATCAGTAACAGTCCAGCCTGCAACTGGATCAGTGTTGAGTCGACCGATTAACAAACTTGTCCTGTTACTAGAGTCACCCGAGGATAGACCGGGAATCCCCGACGAGGAGCCAAAGGATCATTTATGA